A genomic stretch from Candidatus Hydrogenedentota bacterium includes:
- a CDS encoding tetratricopeptide repeat protein, which yields MGIERLGMVGFDLAWVLSGLFLIPYLVWGVYLLQQRLVRDVELDRAVELFTVVFLILFFGFEFALIKIWLENDIVSLVFAVLALIVSGFALYGPLLMSFGSHLLVDVLMPTGRYNPPAPRYGAAEGFEMRGDYEGAAREFISIARRFPKEARAPLRAADNLMKIGRPEVAAPWFEAALELIKDPEESLSIVNRLCDIYSNELNQHDEAREVLEEYIERFPNAPYADSVRRRIAALPEPVGAVHQPVTE from the coding sequence TTGGGAATTGAGCGGCTGGGCATGGTTGGATTCGATCTGGCATGGGTCCTCTCGGGACTCTTCCTGATACCCTACTTGGTGTGGGGCGTATACCTGCTGCAACAGCGCCTCGTACGCGATGTCGAACTGGACCGCGCCGTCGAGCTGTTTACTGTCGTCTTCCTCATTCTGTTTTTTGGTTTCGAGTTCGCGCTGATCAAAATCTGGCTGGAAAACGACATTGTCTCGCTTGTGTTTGCCGTACTCGCACTTATCGTGTCCGGATTCGCCCTGTACGGTCCCCTGCTCATGTCCTTCGGCTCGCACCTCCTGGTGGACGTACTGATGCCGACGGGGCGGTACAATCCCCCAGCTCCGCGCTACGGAGCGGCTGAGGGTTTCGAGATGCGGGGCGATTACGAGGGCGCCGCGCGCGAATTCATCTCCATCGCCCGCAGATTCCCAAAGGAAGCCCGCGCCCCCTTGCGCGCTGCCGACAACCTTATGAAAATCGGGCGCCCGGAGGTCGCAGCCCCTTGGTTCGAAGCGGCGCTCGAGCTAATCAAGGACCCTGAAGAGTCGCTGTCAATTGTCAACCGATTGTGTGACATCTATAGCAATGAACTCAACCAACACGACGAGGCCCGCGAGGTGCTCGAAGAATATATCGAGCGCTTCCCAAACGCACCCTACGCCGATTCCGTTCGCCGCCGCATCGCCGCACTGCCAGAGCCGGTCGGCGCCGTTCATCAACCCGTCACCGAGTAA